The segment CCTCTGACAGGAGCCCAGCCGTGGAAAGGTAGAGGTGAGGGGGCAGCCAGCTGGAGAGAAGAGGCTGCAGGGCGCGGGCCCAGCGGGCAAGGCCTCATGCAGCTGGACCCTGAGCCTGACTAGAGCTGCTCTGGAAGAAAGCTATGGTTTCTTTGTGGACACGCAGAGTCATCCAGGGCCAACTGGCTGTGGATGCAGCATGCTCAGAAAAGGCAAGAAGACTGATTTTTTGACATGAATCAGACGCAGATACAActtttggagaaataaaagtaaattcgGACGGTGGCTTCTGAGTTTAATTCTTCTTCCGCTCTTTCTTTTTCCCGGCAGTGAACGAAGAACATTGCCTCCTTGACCTGTGCCCAGCGAAGGCAGAGCATCTGTCACGCTGGGTTTCCATCCAGCCGCAACCCTGATCCTCCCGGGCCCCTGTGGCCTCTGTGCTGAGGAGGTGCGCTGGGCCGGGGCCACGGAGCCAGCTGCAGAGTGAGCAGCTGGCTGCGTGCCTGGCCCTCCCCGCGCAGCCCTCGCCTGCGTGCTGTGGTCCCAGCCTGACCTCTCCATCTGGAGGGGGCGGCCTCCCGGAGCCCTGCCAAGGCTGGAGTCCCCGGTGCCGACCCTGCCGAGCTGCCCGGCACGCGGGCCTCGCCCGCAGCCCAGAGCACTTGGCCAGGCGGGGCCCTCTAGGGTCTGCGAACAGCCCGTGTGTCCTGGCATTTGGGGAAAGGCTGTCACTGGCTGAGCGTGGACTGGGTTTTTGCCCAAAGCTGGCAGGCTCTCCCGCCTCCTGTGCCAAAGCCACACCTGAAGAGCCCGACTCCCGGGCTGAGGGACGTGTGCCAGGGAGTGGTGGGTGGGATGACTACGCCCTGAGTCAGAGATAAATAGGTGACAGCGCGGTGTCCAACCTTCGCCTCCCCCCTTGGACGGTGAGGCGGAATCCACGGCAGATCCAACCGGGTTTGGGAGACACTGGTCTCCCTTTGAAAACAAGCAGCTGCGGTTTTGTCTCGTTCATTTTATAGGCGCCTCTTCTGAACACCAGTACCAGAGACAAGCCCCAGCTTGGGGAGCTGATTTTCCCTCCTCCTGAAGATCCCCCGCACGTGAGGCACCCAGCCACTTCGTCCCTGGGTGTGGCGTTTTGGGAGCCCAGGCCCCTCTTCCACAACCTGAAACAGCTGTGGTCCCCCAGTTCAAGAATAGCCTTTGTAGTTCCACTGGCCCCAATGTCCGCTAAaaccctgcccccacaccccacccctgccttggAAATCCCTTGCCTGGGAAGATCAGCCCACAGGCCCTCGGCCACGATAAACCAGGCTCTGGGCGCTTACCGCATGAGCCCATGCGGGGCTCCTAGGGAGCCACGGCTCTCGGCCATTACGCTCATGTTGCTGCTGAAGAAGCTTTGTGGGGAACATCATGTCGTGGTCCCTCCCCTTGGCAAGGTCCAAAGCCCCCTCTCCCCTTAATGACAGACTCCGCAGGATCCAGAGTCCCTGGGGGATGGGGCACTTGGCGGAGGGGGAGGAAGGTTCCGCATCCTGGGGGGAGGCCTGtacagggcagagggaggcagtggCGTGCAGCCTCTGGGTGAGAAAGCCGGAGCTTAGCGTGAATGGGAGTATGAGCCCGTTGCCTGGAGACCAGTCGTGTGACTGTTGGAAGTGATCCTGGAGGGCCGAGCAAGCATTCAAAACTCACAGCAGGATGCGAACCCCAGATTGCAGACAGCTGAGGCGGGCGAGCGCCTCTGCCTCCAGACGGTTCCCTTTGGGTTCCCTTTGGCTCGTGTCAGGAAGCTGGTACCCAGCGACTGCCAGCTGGCTGCTCCAAGACCCCTTTTCAGCTGGGTCACTGATTTCCTGAATGGCTGTCCCTCTTGCTCATGCAGGGCTCCTGCTCCCCGCCTGTGCTGGGGCACCAACCTCTGGAGTAAGGCtcggggagggagggtggaggaagCCCGAGGAGCCGGGGCTGGCCCAGGACTCCTGGGACCCTCCTGCTTCAGAACCCCCTTTTGTGCGGTGGCATCATCCCCGGTCCTGGTCATGCCCATGCCCTTGAGATGCACGCCTGAGGGTGGAGCCAATGGTTCTGAGTCCCCGGGCTCTTACCAAGTTCCACGTCTAGATGTCGCAGCCCTCGTGACCCTGCAGGGTCACCGCCTCTTCCTCAAATCTCTGGTGCTGGTGGAGCCTGAGGCTGCCCCCTTCACCCCTGCTTGGCCACCCTTTAGGATTCGGGCTCTGCCTCCAGGAAAGTCAGGGGAGAGCTGCTGAGAGGAACCCCAGTGGGTTCTAAGAAGGGAGCAGGGGATTGGGGCAGTCAGaggggggcagggccaggcctctGGTCCTTGGGGCCTCCATCCTGCTCTGCTCGGCCGCTACTTCGGGTTTGGCGTTTCCTTTCCCTTGACCTGGGGTCACCCTGCCTGGCTCAGCCCGTTCTGCTGCTTCCCCTGGTGCTGGGAGTCGCCTTGTGGGCTgatttttcacttctgtttggtacacatttcctttcccctgaccctggggctcctggctgagcccCCGAGAGCCAGTCCTGGTTGGCCACGCAGGGCATCTTCCCCCACACTTGAGCCTTCTAACTAGCTGTGAAGGGCCCTGACtgactggggcaggggtgggggtagatatatattttttaacactttaaaaatgagtgAGAGATACGACCAGCTTCAACGTTACCCTCTTACTGTGTaccattcagtggtttttagtacattcacagtgtcgTATAATCATCATAACTGTTGAATTGCAGAAGATTCTCCTCATCTCTGAAAGAAACCCCATCCCCAgtagcagtcactccccactgctccccacccccaccctggaaaACACAGACCTACTTTCCGCCTCGACAGACTTGTCTGTTCTGGGCACATCAcacaaatggaatcacacaatacgTGGTCCTCTGCGGCCGGCTTCTCTCTCAGAGCAGCATGTTTTCAAGGGCCATCCACGTGGTCGCAGGCGTCAGAACTCCGTTTCCTTCTCCCCCTGTTGAGTACCCTTCCCCTGTGCAGAGACAGTGTTGTCTTTCTTCACTCCTCAGGGAAgggacactggggctgcttccacattttggctgttgtgaacggCGCAGCTGGGACTCTGTCTTCAGTGCTCTCATTACATCCCCCGGCGTGGTGAGGAAGGGACTTGAGGGTTAAGGGGGGGGAAGGGAATGCAAGGAAAGTGGAGgacaagaggaggaaggagaggggcagagagggacaaAAAGAAGTGATGGGCCGGGAAAGGAGCTCTGGAGCCTGACTGTGAAGACAGGAATGCCTTGCAAAGGAGTTGGACTTCATTCACCCCCAGAGAACTTTTGGAGGCTTCTGAGTAGAGTAGGGGGACAGTATTCAACCTGCGTCTTAGGAAGGCCTGGCAGTGGCAGAAAGGGCAGAGTGAagctgggagaggctggaggcCAGAGACACTCTAAGAGCTATCAGAAGACAGAGCCACCCAGTATCCACTTTCTGTTCCCATGGACACAGTACCCCAGTTTCCCTGTGGGGAACCACCCCTCCTCCACACTCCTCTCTTGCCTAAACCAAGCAGCACATTGCCCCTCCCTGGCCTCGGTGAATGGCCAGGGATAAGCATGACCAAAGACCGTCCAAACACCATGGCTCCAAGACTTCTGTAGGAGTGGTAGAAAAGACATAGCCGCAAGGGTGGAGCAGCTGCAGCCATTTTGCCACAATGAGGGGAAACCCATCCTGAATAGAGACTAAACTAGACGACACATCGCCAGGAGTTAGGGAGAGGTCAGCACCAGGCCACATTGTCTGAGCTCTGATGAAGCTAGCCCCCACCCCTCAAAATCTAAGCCATAATTAccacccccttcttttttcttaaactagTTGGAATTGaagtttctgtcatttgcaaccaAAACGATGAGACAGCCTGATCCAAGACAGCAGGATTGGGATGACGCCAGGGGACGGACGGAGAAAACACAGCTCAGGTGAGAAGGCAAGGGAGTTAACATTTCTGAGGACGGACCATGTGCACTTTGACATAGAGATCACATCTGACTCTCCCAACAAACCCTGCTGGCAGGTGCTAAGAGGTTGGAGGTCACCAGGCTAAGTAAGCGATGGAACTGGGATTTAAACTCCAAACGCTCTGTCTCTCCACCCTGCACGCTGACCAACTTGGTACACGACAGGGACAACTGAGGAGTTGCCGGTAGCAGCCCAGGTGCCCGGGAGCACAGGGGAAGGAGGTTTTGAGGAGACGTGTTCGGGGAGGTGCCTGGGACTACTGGGGGGAGGTTGGGCTTAAGGGGGCACTGAAATGGCTATTGGGCTGGGCTATTGGGTGACAAGAGCAGCcctctggggaggggtggggactggAGTGGTTGATCTGGGAGTGGCCTGCGAAAAGTTCACCACACTCAAAAGCTGGAGAACTGCGAGGCCCCGGGGGTCTGGCCTGGGGGTCCGGCGGAGGAGGGGGGAGCTGGAGGTGGAGCTGACACTCCTGGCTTCCCAGTCTAGAGGTCACTGAGGTGGCTGCCACTGAGGTGGGACTCAATCAGCTGCACTCAGGCTTTTGGGTCCTCTTCACCCCTAGACCCCTGAGCACCCAGGCCTATCTGCCCCCTCTGGGTCTGCCCTAGAAATGCCAAGGGCCCCAGAGGCCAGCCTGCCCTTGGAACCACCTGGGCCCACGGCCAGTTGCCGATTCCCCTCCTCCTCACGACCCACCCTCCTCACGTTCTGTTCCGGGCTCCCTGCCCTCCGGGAGCCTGCCTGACAGCTGAGCGGCCGGCAGCTGCCTGGGCCAAGGGGCCCCTCAGAGGTCTCTGGGACAGCTGCGGCCCCATGACCCTGCTGACCCCTGATCCTCTCTGAGGGCCCAGCCGAGCCCCGTCTCCTCTGCGTACTCCATCACTCCCAGATCTTCCCAGGGTCTGAAGCATCTTTGCTGAGAAAGACCTCTAGGGTGGAGTCAGCAGCCCCCctgggagagtgggaaaggggaGATGCCAGGCTGGCAGAAGAAGCAGACAGCAGTACCCTCCTGGCCTCTCTGctccaggagcaggaggagaacTGGGCCAGGATCTAGAAGGTACGGCCATTCCTGATTCCCACAGGTCTTTCCCAAGGCCCACATTCTCCTTGAGGACTCCATCCCCTTCAAATGCTCTGCCCCTTAGAACACTTCTAGTAATGGTGGTTTGCTTCTGGGGACGTGTGTGGAAGGGCTAGGGGTCAGGAGGAGGACTCGGAGATTTCATTGTCATGTCCGTGCTCATACCGCATTTGAAATCTTTTGCCATGTGCATggattactttaaaagaaaataaacacagagcaATCTGGCCCCTGCACTCTGCTCTCCGTGCCCTGACCCATGGGTAACCCCCTCCCCTGAAGCCAGGATGCCTGCCtcctgagagcagggagcctgtcccGACCCTGTAGAGGGCACCGCGGGCAGCAGGCCACGGGAGACCCCTGTGGAAGGAATGCCACCTTCCCAGACCGGCGccgagagaggaggaagcaggagggccTCTGCCTCTGGGGTGCGGACCTGGGGCCCAAGCCCATCACTTCCCAGGCTTGCTCCTGTTGGCAAACACTCGCTGTGGGCCCACTGTGTCGGGATGGGATCAGGATGCAGACGGGAACCCAAGAGACAATGCCCGCTCCCCCCGGGGCTCCGCCCCAGTGCCGAAACCGCAAACAAGCAAACACCAGGCACAGATGCAGGCGGATGCTGTGGAGAAAACCAAAGGCGGGCCCAGCGCAGAGGGGGCGCCAGGGCGGGGCAGCAGAAAAGTCCCGGGCTCCGGGCTCTTACTTCCCAAACCCGGTCTCCGACACGCCCCCTTCCTGCGGTCCCCAGCCTCGTGCCATTCATCCACTGATCCGTTCGTTCCTTGTTCATCAGGTACCTGCGGTGTTGCCCGCACTCTGGGGAGACGCTGGTGGCTGCCGTCAGGTGGGGGATGGGCGTGAATCAGTTGGCGGTGGCACAGAGCGGACAGTGGTTCAGAGTTTCTCCGAGGGTATCACAAGGGGTCTTGCCATCAACTGGGGGTGCGTAAGGCTTCCCTAGGGGACAGACGCCACAGCTGAGAGCTGCAGGATGTGCCCCAGGGAGGTGGCCAGGTGAGGCGGGCGGGGGAGCATGTGCAAGGGGGCTGCCCCtgctgcagagggaggggaggcagcgGGGGTCCTGCCCGGGGATTGTGGACCCAGAAACGTGTAAGCAGAGGCATGTGGGTTGGAGAATGGGCAGGAGGCACATCATCTTTACCCCCAGAATCCTCCACCTCCCTTGGTGGCCCCACcgtcctcccttccctcccccacccactccagcCTGAGTCATCACCCTGGGTTGGGCTCaaccccccttctcctccctccatgGGCCCCGTAGCCGGTCTGTCACCAAATTCCAATCTTTCTACTTTATTATCTCCAACTCTGGCTTTTACGCCACAGCTGAGAGCCAAGTTCTGTCTCTTTCCTGAACCAACTGTCCCCAGAGTGGCCCCTGCCTCCGGCCAGGCCTCCCTCCAGGTCCCCCTGTCCGAAGCAACATTTCTAAGCAAAACTGTGCAGCCAGTCCACAGAGAAGGAACAAGGAATGACCCCGAAGCCAAGGAAAAGACAGCCAAACTCAGCCTAGCAGAAACACACAAAAGCTACACTTTGGCTAGGTTTAGTCTTCCCTTGCAGACTAGCAGAGATCAAAGAGCTCGAGAGCCAGGCGCTTGGGGAGGCTGAGGAGAGAGGGGCCCCGCACATCCCCTGAAGGACCAGCACACAGAGCTGCCCAAATGACAACTGCGCGCGTCCTTCCCCTGCCTCCCGCGCATAGCAATTATTCCGCAGCTGTGCTCACGTGTGTGTGAATGCGAGGCGGTACAAGGTGACTCATGCAGCCCTGCTTGTCATAGGAAAGGGCTGGGAGCAAAGAAAAGGGCCACCGGCTGAGAACGCCTGAGGTACACCATGACACCCTGGAACGCTAGGCAGCaccaaaaaaagggaaactgaggacaCTTCTTGTGTACGATAGGGGGTGGTCATACATGTAATGTTAACTGGAAAAAAGCGAGGTGCAGAACAATGAGAGGAGCAGAGGCTCAATGAGACGCGGTTTCCCAGACGCCCTGTGGAGTCACCTCCGCTGCCTCTGACAGTAGAGCctgtcctccccgcccccaactgCCACGAGGACCTGTGGGACCTGGGTGGCCCTACTCGCCTCGATACTGCCATTTGTGTAGAAAAGATGGGAGGGGCTTTGCTTGCACAGGCAGAGTATCTCCAGAAGTGTTTACAAGAAGCTGATAATGCTGGTTGTCTGAGGGGAGAATGGGTGCCTGGGGGACAGGGGTGAGAGGGAGCCTTTTGCCTTGGGGGGTGGGGTTAGTCATACTGGAGACTCTGGAAAACTGAGTGGTGGTCCCCAGAGTAAGAGGGATGGATGCTGGCCAAGGAAGACCGTGCTCACCCACTACCCTCTTGGACTTCCCCCCCCCATGCCGTGGTCTACTGGATGGCTCTTGTCTTCCCAATCACACCACGCATCTACACGTACTCCTCCTGCCCTTtgcctttgcctctgcctgctccccctggaACGTCCTTCCCTTGTTCTGTCTGGCGAACTCCTATTCATCTGTTAACAccctgctcaaatgtcacctcctccttgaagttttctttttttttttttttttttaagattttatttatttatggggcgcctgggtggcacagcggttaagcgtctgccttcggctcagggcgtgatcccggcgttatgggatcgagccccacatcaggctcctctgctatgagcctgcttcttcctctcccactccccctgcttgtgctccctctctcgctggctgtctctatctctgtcgaataaataaataaaatctttaaaaaaaaaaaagattttatttatttatttgacagagacagccagcgagagagggaacacaagcagggggagtgggagagggaagcaggctcccagcggaggagcctgatgtggggctcgatcccagaagctgggatcacgccctgagccgaaggcagacgcttaacaactgagccacccaggcgcccctctccttgaAGTTTTCTTAACACTCTTAACACCCATCTTCTTCCTCACCTCTAGCAAAACAAATCcttctcatttctgttctttttagtTCTCACAATCCGCagtcactgactgagccccatcCACGCTGGCCtgggatagatagatagatagaggtgAATCCGAGCCAGCCTCTACCCTGGAGGACCTcctttatggcccagaatgtgctATTTTAGAATCGGTTCTTTGTTTCATTTGGGGTATCTGCTCCCTGCAAGCCGGGGACCAGCCTTGGCCACCTGCGTCTTCGCTAGTCCAGCACACCCGTAGGCAAGAAGTAGAATCAAATATGAGTTTTCAAAGCGAACAGTGACAGGGTGTCTTGAGGAGATGGGAAGTGTTGAAGACTGCCCCTGCTGCCTCTGTGTTCCCCAGGCCAAAGGACAGCCATGCAGCTTGGATGCTCCCAGAGGCCTCTGGGGGAAGTGCCTGGGCTGGTCCCTCCTAAGACAGAGCTGTCACCACTCTGGAAACCCCCATGGCTCTAGGCCTGGGGCCAAAATCCAGACCCAAAGGAAAGTCCCCCCTCGGTTCAAGACCGAGGCAGAAGCTGGGGCAGCTCCAAGGGGACTCTCACCTGAATCCCAGCTTCTGGCGGATCAGAGTTCTCTAAAGGAGGGTGAAGAGCgaggagggcagggctggagttggcaggagcccaggggaggaaggaaacaagaaacaaTCAAGGAAAAATCCAACCCAGGCCTGGGGTTGGCCGAGGCCATGGGGCCCTGCAGGCTGAGCTCAGGCTGGCATGGAGGAGGCTTCCTAGGGGCGGATGGAGCTCCTGACCAGCTCCCTGGTGCCCTGTGGCCCTGGGCAGTAGGGGTGCTGAAACCCCTTCCAGATACTTTGTCTCTTCTCACTGGCCTCCTAGATCCCCCCAAGATTATCACTACACTTCCCTTGTGACCCTCTGCTCCCAGACCTGCCCCCAGACTCCTGGTCACCATCatcccacctgcctcccagggcccTAGCTTCCCGGGTAGGTGGGGCTGTAGAGAGTTGGCTCCAGCCTGGGGGTCCTTCCCTGCCAACCCCTCCATCCTCCCCACTTAACCTTGGAGGAGGGGGCTTCTGACTCCCTCCacgggggctggggctgctgacGTAGATGATTTCCAGGAagaaggggctgggaggggaaggaagggctgaGTCAGTCACTGTGCAGTGATTACAGggccctgtgggggagggggggcagccAGGGGGTGGGAGAAACCAGCTAGACCCATCTCAGGCCAGGGAGAGCTCCCAGCCGAGGAGAAGGAGGTTGAATAGCCCATTCCAGGCATTTCTCCATCAGAAGCCTTCCTTGCCTCTAACCCCTCCCAAATGCCCTTCAGGGTCCTGCCCCCTCAGCTGCCAGGGCGTCCAGGAGCCCTTCCAGTGAGAACAGTCCAGGCCTTGGCTGAGATATTAGACCCTGGACATGGGATGCAGGCGGGGCAGGGAGCAGGACATTTGACCTGAATGTCTGTTGAGTCAGAAATGCAGGACACCCTGGCTATCCCCTGGCCCAGAatcccagcctccccacccacacacagGCCCTTACACACAGCCGGAGACGTTGCGTAAAAAAGGCCAATTTTAGCAAATGAAATCCTGTTTCATAAATGCGCATTAATTGCAGGGCTTCCACAGCAGCCGGGTGTGTACGCAAAGCTTCTGCCTAGTCAGCAAAACCTTCTCCAGGAGAGGAGCTGTCAGCAGGCTCAGGGATTCCTCCAGCCCAGCCAAGTGACATAACCTCATCCGTGCATGGAGAGAATGAACCGCTCACCTGAGTGCTGCGGAACCCCAGAATGCACCACCAGGCCCCAATCATGCCTTGAATGTAGGCTTTGTGAGCTCCGGCTCATGGCAGGGGTATACCGAGCAACATGGGGAGCCAGCACTTAGCTGGAACCTTGTCACTTCCAAGTGGACTTAAAACAGTCCCCCAAGCACAGATGCTGTTTCCGACTCTGGGCCCTGGTTGGAAGGCCTGGCCTGGCAGCCAGGCTGGAGAGATTACTCACTAGTCGTTGAGGGAGGGGAGCATGGGCTAGGGCCAGGCTGAGGGGGCCAAATGCACAGCTCTCTACCCATCTCCCAGTGTTCCCCATTAGCCACCCCCCCAACCTCTCCAAAGAGCTCTGGAACTGGTTCCCAGCTTCATGTGGCCTCTGGTGAGTGTCTTTGCCTGTCCAAACTTCCATCTCTGCAACTTTCTGTTTTGTCACCAGCTCTGAATGGAACCCTTGACCCTTCCCAACCTCCTTCCCCCAAAGGAGGACTCTCAACAGATGGGCAGAGGGTAGGGGGCTGTGCCTCAGCCACATTCCTGCAGGCTCAGGAGCTCTCAACAGTGGAGTCATTCCAAGTCAGGGGGTGAGGCCAGCCTGCTGGCCCCCCAAAGTGACTGTTACAATGTTTGCATGAAAGTGCACCCTGTGGGGCTTGTGTGCCCATCCGCAAAGCACAAGAACTTGTAAGTTTCTTGTTTGGAGACTCATGCAACTCTCCTTTTACAGGCaaagaggctcagaaagggaCTGCCCTTTGCCTGTGACCACAGAGCAAGTGGGCAGCAGAACCAGCTCCGCACCTGGGTCCACGGCTCAGAGGCAGTGCTCAAGGCTTGGCACAGAGCTGTGGTCCCCTCCCAGGGCTGTgctgtggaagggaggggaggggagggggacagtGGCTGGGTGAGAAGCCTTAGGCAGGAGGAAGGCCCAAAGACCATAGGACTTGCACTTTTAGGCTGAGCAGATCACCATaaccctgagcttcagttttctgtcTTTCCTAGGGCGCTGAATTCCCAGCGGCAAGAACAGCAGCTGGTCCATGTTAGATGCTCAAGTCTCTGTTGAATCACTGAATGGAGGAAGGGCAGGTTCCTTCCACCTATGTCCGGCGCCCTGTGCAGGGCCTGCCCTTCAGTAAAGgttacagaaatgaatgaatgaatgaatgaatgaatgaatgaatgaatgaatgaatgaaagaaagttAGAAGGAGTCAGTATGGGTTCCACCCCCGCCCCGGAAGCCACCTAGACTGATGGCAAACGGGTCATACCCAGGCCACACACCCTCAGTGCTCCCTTTTCTAGAGGACGGTAAACTCCTTAAAGCTCTCGcaagtttgttaatatttttactaCGGTGACTCCAAggcttcattcattcctttagtGGCCACTGAATACACTTGTGCGGGCGCCTCCCCGGACCCAGCCCTCCAGGGAGGGAACCGGTCCAAGGACGCTCGGTGAATTCGTTAGAACTATAATTCGGTCTTCCGGCTGCCGCCCCCCTGCCCTTCGAACACCGAGAGTTTTGGTTCCGACAGGCACAGCCGGAGTCCGCAAAGTCCAGCCCGGGCACCCGACACCGCCTGGCCCGCAGCCGCCCGAGCCTACACTGGACCCCACGCCCGCGTGGCTGCGGACCTGGGCGCCAAGCCACCGAAGGGGGAGCACAGGCGGGGCCCGGAGTGGGGGATGTGGGCGGGGCCTATTGGGGGCGGTCCGGGCAGTGGCTCCGCGGTCCAGGGGCGGGGCTTCAGGGGCCACGGACCTCACTGGGAGTTCACAGCTGGGATCGCCTCCCAGAGCCGCGCCGTCCAGCTCCCGAGCTTTCGCAGCCCGCGAGTCCGCCGCCTGCGCGCCTCAAGGTGAGTTCGGGCCGCGACGGCAGCCCGTCCGCGACTCCCAGGGCGCTCCCTGAGAGGCCCATCCCCGCGACTCTCCGTCCCGGCTCGCGCCCCTGCCCCTGTGTCACCCCCACGCAGGTCCTTTCCCGGGAGCCTCGGGCTCCACGGTGTTTCCCGCCCGCGCCTCGGTCCAGGCGGCCACGCCCGCGCCCTCTCCGCCTGCGAGGCGCAGCGCATCCCGAACCGAACTCGTGGTTCCGCCCTGAGCCCTCGTCTCCGCCCCACACCCGGGACGCGGGAGTGCCCTCCCGCCGCCCAGCGTCCCCGCCCGGGCTGGGGGTCGTATTTTTAGTCGATGGTGAGGTGTCCTCCTATCTTTAGCCGCGGCCGCGAGTGTCCTGAAACGGATCCGAGCTGGGCCCTCG is part of the Ailuropoda melanoleuca isolate Jingjing chromosome 16, ASM200744v2, whole genome shotgun sequence genome and harbors:
- the CDC42EP2 gene encoding cdc42 effector protein 2 isoform X1, with protein sequence MEEGQVPSTYVRRPVQGLPFSKGTAGVRKVQPGHPTPPGPQPPEPTLDPTPAWLRTWAPSHRRGSTGGARSGGCGRGLLGAVRAVAPRSRGGASGATDLTGSSQLGSPPRAAPSSSRAFAARESAACAPQALQTPGDTCKNKTRERCCLQELHIAPENFPEHFQLFREKALFVVSALSLHRPLIFLFLIPWANFCHIPHRSLCLQRGFGVSGCGGERRQQEAVVPAGALSPAPAARPGH